One genomic segment of Gorilla gorilla gorilla isolate KB3781 chromosome 23, NHGRI_mGorGor1-v2.1_pri, whole genome shotgun sequence includes these proteins:
- the LOC129529551 gene encoding protein FAM32A-like → STDKENVASPSTEAPGSVVDAYEQVQKGLLKLKGVAELRVTKRKKKNKDKDKAKLPESMGMNKKNEEEKQHGLDKWTPARAAFEKMQEKRQWKGSSRKASKTHKQRVEDFNRHLDTLTEHYIPRVSWTK, encoded by the exons tcaacggataaagaaaacgtggcaagTCCATCTACCGAAGCACCGGGGAGTGTCGTGGATGCCTACGAGCAGGTCCAAAAAGGACTTCTAAAGCTGAAAGGCGTCGCAGAGCTCAGAGTGACCAAgcggaagaagaaaaacaaggacaAAGACAAAGCTAAACTCCCGGAATCAATGGGAATGAACAAAAAGAACGAGGAGGAGAAGCAGCACGGCCTGGACAAGTGGACCCCGGCCCGCGCAGCCTTTGAGAAAATGCAGGAGAAGCGGCAATGGAAAGGATCCTCAAGAAA agcatcCAAAACCCACAAGCAGAGAGTGGAGGACTTCAACAGACACCTGGACACACTCACGGAGCATTACATTCCCAGAGTCAGCTGGACGAAATAG